The Knoellia sp. S7-12 region GCCGGACGGCCGCAGCAGTGCGAGGTCGATCGACCCATCGCGGAGGGCAGCGACCTGGTCGGGGCTGAGCATCTCCCCCTGGAACGCGAAGTCCACGTCGGGCAGCTGCTCTCGCAGTGCTCGTGCGAGCGACGGGAGCAGGGAGTACGTCGCAGAGCCGACGCACCCCACGACCAGCCGTCCCTCAAGCCCACTGCCGATGCGCTTGGCCTCGTCCCCTGCCGCTTCGACGGACTGGAGGATTGCCCGGACGCGCGCGAGGTACGCCTCGCCCGCCGGGGTCAGGTCGACGCGGCGGGTGGTGCGGCTCAGCAGCAACACCCCGAGCTCGTCCTCGAGCTGCTTGATCTGCTGGGACAGGGGAGGTTGTGCCATGTGCAACCGGACAGCCGCGCGACCAAAATGCTTCTCCTGGGCGACGGCCTGGAAGTAGCGCAAGTGTCGGAGTTCCATCTATCAAGACTTCCACAGTCTTGATCCGAGCGAAATAGATACTTCTCAATATTGGTGGCCTCACCTACGGTCGACCCATGCCTGACATTGTGATCTGTGAACCGGTCCGCACTCCCGTAGGTCGCTTTGGCGGGGCGCTGTCCACGCTCAGCGCCGTCGACCTCGCGTCGCACACCCTGTCGGAGCTGATGCGTCGGACCGGGATGGGGGAGGGCGACGTTGACGACGTGATCCTGGGCAACTGCAACCCCAGCGGCGAGAACCCGGCCATCGGGCGCATCGCCGCCCTCGACGCAGGTCTCGGCGTGGGTGTCCCAGGACTCCAGATCGACCGCCGTTGCGGGTCGGGCCTTCAAGCCGTCCTGTATGCCGCGTCGCAGATCGCGAGCGGCGCTGGCAGTGTCATCGTGGCTGGCGGTGTTGAATCCATGTCCAACGTCGAGCACTACGCGCTCGGCCTGCGGACCGGCTTACGCAGCGGTGGCGTCGAGCTCATGGACCGCCTGGTCCGGGCCCGCGAGACTGCTGGTGGCCGGGACCACCCCGTGCCCGGAGGCATGCTCGAGACCGCAGAGAACCTGCGCCGCGAGTACGCGATCTCTCGCGTGGAGCAGGACGAGTTCTCAGTGCGCTCCCAGCAGCGCGCCGGTGCCGCCCACGACGCCGGCAAGTTCGCCGACGAGCTCCTGCCGCTCACCATCCCCGGCCGTCGCGGCAAGCCCGATGTCGTGGTCGATCGCGATGAGCACCCACGTCCCGAGACCACTCTTGAGCAGCTCGCCGTCCTGCGACCGGTCCGCCAAGAACGTGATTCCGAGTCGACCGTCACGGCTGGCAACGCGAGCGGCCAGAACGACGGGGCCGCCATGTGCGTCGTCACCACCCGCGAGGAGGCCGATCGTCGTGGTCTGCGGCCCCTGCTCGCCCTGAAGTCGTGGGCCGTGGCTGGAGTCGGCCC contains the following coding sequences:
- a CDS encoding acetyl-CoA C-acetyltransferase yields the protein MPDIVICEPVRTPVGRFGGALSTLSAVDLASHTLSELMRRTGMGEGDVDDVILGNCNPSGENPAIGRIAALDAGLGVGVPGLQIDRRCGSGLQAVLYAASQIASGAGSVIVAGGVESMSNVEHYALGLRTGLRSGGVELMDRLVRARETAGGRDHPVPGGMLETAENLRREYAISRVEQDEFSVRSQQRAGAAHDAGKFADELLPLTIPGRRGKPDVVVDRDEHPRPETTLEQLAVLRPVRQERDSESTVTAGNASGQNDGAAMCVVTTREEADRRGLRPLLALKSWAVAGVGPEVMGIGPVPATAAALERAGLTLDQIDLIELNEAFAAQVLAVLREWKVDATDERLNPNGSGISLGHPVGATGARILATLAHEMQRRESRYGLETMCIGGGQGLAAVFERVAS
- a CDS encoding LysR substrate-binding domain-containing protein, giving the protein MELRHLRYFQAVAQEKHFGRAAVRLHMAQPPLSQQIKQLEDELGVLLLSRTTRRVDLTPAGEAYLARVRAILQSVEAAGDEAKRIGSGLEGRLVVGCVGSATYSLLPSLARALREQLPDVDFAFQGEMLSPDQVAALRDGSIDLALLRPSGDPADQTDLTLLTLRDEKYVVALPEGHRLAARSRLRMADLRDEDLIVHSGHGRSAMYDAVVELCRDAGFEPVIRHEVAETSTLVTFVAAGLGVAIVPEPVSALVVAGTTYRPLANSARMQLVAATRVDDDSALLARTLLVLRRQVTA